One segment of Candidatus Izemoplasma sp. DNA contains the following:
- a CDS encoding 5-(carboxyamino)imidazole ribonucleotide synthase, whose protein sequence is MKIGIIGGGQLGMMMAEAAHKNNHYVVGLDPHSDCPLRHVADEMICASYDDKTAFDELVNKVDVMTYEFENVDIDLVEEYAFMFPQKAQALTVSKHRFTEKEFAQSLNIPTPQFHMLTDIKSIVPPVILKTTTGGYDGKGQYIVQTHDDLNQTSIDISQEIIVEEYIDFDYEISCIVTRDLSGECAFQPLPRNTHKEGILWLSDVTEPLPITVVKQAKSYTKSLVDTLDYVGTLAVEFFVKDNMVIFNEFAPRPHNSGHFSIEGTTVSQFDNHILAMTGEKVKMPTQTSPTLMLNILGEDLDYLKYIKDIPFGHIHMYHKTDARPKRKMGHVTFVHNNSHKLITEITTLIEAMS, encoded by the coding sequence ATGAAAATCGGAATTATAGGTGGTGGCCAGTTAGGGATGATGATGGCTGAAGCCGCTCATAAAAACAACCATTATGTTGTTGGATTAGATCCACATTCTGACTGTCCATTACGACACGTAGCTGATGAGATGATTTGTGCGTCTTATGATGATAAAACAGCTTTTGATGAACTCGTCAATAAAGTCGATGTCATGACCTATGAGTTTGAAAATGTGGATATAGATTTAGTTGAAGAATACGCCTTTATGTTTCCCCAAAAAGCACAAGCCTTAACTGTCTCTAAACATCGTTTTACAGAAAAAGAGTTTGCCCAATCATTGAATATTCCAACACCGCAATTTCATATGTTGACAGATATTAAAAGCATTGTACCACCTGTTATTTTAAAGACAACCACAGGAGGATATGATGGAAAAGGACAATATATTGTTCAAACGCATGATGATCTAAATCAAACATCTATTGACATAAGTCAAGAGATAATCGTTGAAGAATATATTGACTTTGATTATGAAATCAGTTGTATTGTCACAAGAGATTTATCAGGCGAATGTGCTTTTCAACCCCTACCTAGAAATACCCATAAAGAGGGGATTTTATGGCTATCTGATGTCACAGAGCCATTGCCAATAACGGTTGTGAAACAAGCCAAATCCTATACCAAATCACTAGTAGATACCCTGGATTATGTTGGTACGCTTGCAGTTGAATTCTTTGTTAAAGATAATATGGTAATCTTTAATGAATTTGCGCCAAGACCTCATAACTCAGGCCATTTCTCAATAGAAGGTACAACGGTATCTCAATTTGATAATCATATCTTAGCGATGACAGGTGAGAAAGTCAAAATGCCTACTCAAACATCCCCAACACTCATGTTAAATATCCTTGGTGAAGATTTAGATTATCTAAAGTACATAAAAGACATTCCTTTTGGCCATATTCACATGTATCATAAAACCGATGCCCGTCCTAAACGCAAAATGGGGCATGTTACCTTTGTTCATAACAATTCACATAAACTAATTACAGAGATCACAACACTTATTGAGGCGATGTCATGA
- the purE gene encoding 5-(carboxyamino)imidazole ribonucleotide mutase: MKRVSIVMGSTSDWPIMKEACLILESLGIEYARDVVSAHRTPKHLYEFASNAKDLGRQIIIAGAGGAAHLPGMIASLTPLPVVGVPIKTSKLNGLDSMLSIVQMPPGVPVGTMAINGAKNAGLYAASILALTDQDIALKLETYRKKQTQYVLDNRKLVI; this comes from the coding sequence ATGAAACGTGTAAGTATTGTCATGGGATCTACATCTGATTGGCCAATTATGAAAGAGGCGTGTTTGATTCTTGAAAGTTTAGGGATTGAATATGCACGCGATGTGGTAAGTGCTCATCGTACGCCAAAGCATTTATATGAGTTTGCGTCAAATGCAAAAGACTTAGGTCGTCAAATCATTATCGCAGGAGCAGGTGGGGCTGCGCATTTACCAGGTATGATTGCCTCTTTAACACCACTTCCTGTCGTTGGTGTTCCAATTAAAACGTCTAAATTAAATGGGTTAGATTCAATGCTTTCAATTGTTCAGATGCCCCCAGGTGTTCCAGTAGGTACAATGGCGATTAATGGCGCCAAAAATGCCGGATTATATGCCGCAAGCATACTCGCTTTAACCGATCAGGATATCGCTTTAAAACTTGAGACATATCGCAAAAAGCAAACACAGTACGTCCTTGATAATAGAAAGCTTGTGATTTAA
- the guaB gene encoding IMP dehydrogenase, producing the protein MDLHGKLIQEGLTFDDVLLIPQASSVTPNQVSLKTQLTKNISLNIPILSAAMDTVTEARLAIALARQGGIGFIHKNMPISDQAKQVDYVKRSQSGMILNPITLNNKSTLFDAEELMSKYKISGLPVVSENDTLQGIITNRDLRYRTLDDTLVTKIMTKENLITAPVGTSLDQAKQILLDNRIEKLPIVDNHDILKGLITIKDIDNVVNYPNASKDDSGRLRCGAAVGVGVDTLDRVKALVEAGVDIITVDSAHGHSEGVIETVKAVRKMFPELDIIAGNVVTKDAAKTLVESGANAIKVGVGPGSICTTRVIAGVGVPQITAINNVYHYLKDTDICVIADGGIKFSGDIVKALAAGANTVMLGSLLAGTKESPGEEVVFNGRRFKTYVGMGSLAAMKRGSSDRYFQKGTGEAKKLVPEGIEGRVPYKGELADTIYQLCGGLRSGMGYCGTKDIPTLIKKGQFVKITGAGLVESHPHDVNITQEAPNYTK; encoded by the coding sequence ATGGATTTACATGGTAAATTAATTCAAGAAGGATTAACATTTGATGATGTTTTGTTAATCCCACAAGCATCATCAGTAACACCTAATCAAGTCTCATTAAAGACGCAACTAACGAAAAATATTTCATTAAACATCCCGATTCTATCGGCAGCGATGGACACTGTCACAGAAGCAAGACTTGCTATTGCGTTAGCCCGTCAAGGAGGTATTGGATTCATCCATAAAAATATGCCAATTTCTGATCAAGCCAAACAAGTTGATTATGTAAAGCGATCACAAAGTGGTATGATTTTAAACCCGATTACACTTAACAATAAAAGCACACTGTTTGATGCTGAAGAGTTAATGTCTAAGTATAAAATATCAGGTCTTCCTGTTGTCAGTGAAAATGATACGCTGCAAGGTATTATTACCAATAGAGATTTACGATACCGAACACTTGATGATACGTTAGTCACAAAAATCATGACCAAAGAGAACTTAATCACAGCGCCTGTCGGTACGAGTTTAGATCAAGCCAAACAGATTTTACTTGATAACCGGATTGAAAAACTCCCTATTGTCGATAATCATGATATCTTAAAAGGGTTAATCACAATAAAAGATATTGATAATGTTGTGAACTACCCAAATGCATCAAAGGATGATAGTGGGCGCTTACGTTGTGGCGCAGCCGTTGGTGTCGGTGTAGATACATTAGATCGTGTAAAAGCATTGGTTGAAGCTGGGGTTGATATCATTACAGTCGATAGTGCTCATGGTCATTCAGAAGGTGTCATAGAAACCGTTAAAGCAGTACGTAAAATGTTCCCAGAACTTGATATTATTGCTGGTAATGTTGTTACCAAGGATGCTGCAAAAACACTGGTTGAATCAGGCGCAAACGCAATTAAAGTGGGGGTTGGTCCAGGATCAATTTGTACAACACGCGTAATTGCTGGAGTTGGTGTTCCACAAATTACGGCCATTAACAATGTGTATCACTATTTAAAAGATACTGATATCTGTGTTATTGCGGATGGTGGTATCAAATTTAGTGGGGATATTGTCAAAGCATTAGCCGCAGGCGCAAACACTGTCATGCTTGGATCATTACTCGCTGGCACAAAAGAATCCCCTGGTGAAGAAGTTGTCTTTAATGGCCGCCGTTTTAAAACGTATGTCGGTATGGGGTCTCTAGCGGCTATGAAGCGTGGGTCGAGTGATCGATATTTCCAAAAAGGAACAGGTGAAGCGAAAAAATTAGTGCCTGAAGGTATTGAAGGACGCGTTCCTTATAAAGGAGAATTAGCTGACACAATTTACCAACTATGTGGCGGCTTACGATCTGGTATGGGATACTGTGGAACAAAAGACATACCAACACTCATTAAAAAGGGACAGTTTGTTAAAATTACAGGTGCGGGATTAGTTGAATCACATCCTCATGATGTAAACATCACCCAAGAAGCACCTAACTATACTAAATAA
- a CDS encoding diguanylate cyclase has protein sequence MVHKEVQKINNAQLNIKQLREYDTLTNVHNRSSYNEKVKELSMTGETVSIILSDINGLKLINEMYSSYEGDNTLINYANMLRDIVEDDAFIARIGGDEFCLFINGYNEDRLVNYVQEIKTKIIKERIFDLPLTVAIGYASTEETTNIHEALSIAEDRMLNNKLILQESASSSIVKSLKTALFERSDETEQHANRIADLCVQLGQRIGLSHNELNDLKLFAILHDVGKIGIEDKILKKPSRLNESEYKRMKQHPSIGYKIASNVEALEGISYYILTHHEWWDGNGYPKGLKDEEIPLLSRILSIVDAWDAMTNDRIYRNAMSKENAIQELIDYKGTQFGPMLIEEFLNIVNSKR, from the coding sequence GTGGTTCATAAAGAGGTTCAAAAAATTAATAATGCCCAACTGAATATTAAACAGTTGCGCGAATATGATACCTTGACAAATGTTCATAATCGAAGTAGTTATAATGAGAAAGTGAAGGAACTTTCTATGACAGGGGAAACGGTCTCTATCATATTAAGTGACATAAATGGTTTGAAACTCATTAATGAAATGTATTCATCTTATGAAGGGGATAATACATTAATTAACTATGCAAATATGTTAAGAGATATTGTTGAAGATGATGCTTTTATTGCTCGTATTGGTGGCGATGAATTTTGTCTCTTTATCAATGGGTATAATGAAGATCGCCTTGTAAACTATGTTCAGGAAATTAAAACAAAAATTATTAAAGAACGTATTTTTGACCTTCCACTCACAGTCGCTATAGGCTATGCTAGTACGGAGGAAACAACCAACATCCACGAAGCATTATCAATTGCGGAAGATCGAATGCTTAACAATAAATTAATCCTCCAAGAAAGCGCAAGCAGTTCCATTGTTAAATCTCTTAAAACAGCCTTGTTCGAACGCAGTGACGAAACAGAACAACATGCGAATCGGATAGCAGACTTATGTGTTCAACTCGGTCAAAGAATAGGATTATCGCATAATGAGTTAAATGATCTTAAATTATTTGCCATTTTGCACGATGTTGGGAAGATTGGGATTGAAGACAAAATTCTAAAAAAACCAAGTCGGTTAAATGAGTCAGAATATAAGCGAATGAAGCAACACCCATCTATTGGATATAAAATTGCGAGCAATGTTGAAGCCTTAGAGGGTATTTCATACTACATTTTAACACACCATGAATGGTGGGATGGCAATGGATATCCTAAAGGGTTAAAAGACGAAGAAATTCCACTTCTTTCACGTATTTTAAGTATTGTGGATGCATGGGATGCGATGACTAATGACCGCATATACCGTAACGCAATGAGTAAAGAGAATGCTATTCAAGAACTCATAGATTATAAAGGTACACAATTTGGTCCAATGCTTATAGAGGAGTTTTTAAACATTGTGAACTCAAAAAGGTAA
- a CDS encoding DNA starvation/stationary phase protection protein gives MNTQITLMNQYVADLSVENVKFHNLHWNVVGQNFEQVHVYLEKLYDDFFLKFDEVAERVKMLGEFPLASTKEYLELSKVNELSNDNIKVDEALKVAKEELEYLKTSALNIRKEADNNDDFVTVALMEDHVAAYDKEIWFIESALK, from the coding sequence ATGAATACTCAAATTACATTAATGAATCAATATGTTGCTGATTTATCAGTTGAAAATGTTAAATTCCATAACTTGCACTGGAATGTTGTTGGACAAAACTTTGAACAAGTCCATGTATATTTAGAAAAATTATATGATGACTTCTTCTTAAAATTTGATGAAGTTGCTGAACGTGTCAAAATGTTGGGTGAATTTCCACTCGCATCAACTAAAGAATACTTAGAACTTAGTAAAGTGAATGAGCTAAGTAATGATAATATAAAAGTTGATGAAGCATTGAAAGTGGCTAAAGAAGAGTTAGAATACTTAAAAACATCAGCGCTTAACATTCGTAAAGAAGCAGATAATAATGATGATTTTGTCACAGTCGCTTTAATGGAAGACCATGTGGCTGCTTATGATAAAGAAATTTGGTTCATTGAATCAGCTTTAAAATAA
- a CDS encoding HAD family hydrolase: MPKHYQTLILDYDGTLHNSIHIYEPAFRKAYAYLLNAYGGQEKTWSQAEIKQFLGQSPKEMWANFPLEYSSQAKQEASQIITQTMQELLDKKHAVLYDHALEVLRKLKARGYHLIFLSNCKMQYKATHDKTFDLSKYFDTLICTEEYDYAPKEDIIKVIKQNYPADYAIIGDRYHDINAGIKTNITTVACTYGFGSKEELEPATYHIDNIKALLTIFE; this comes from the coding sequence ATGCCTAAACACTATCAGACACTAATCCTCGACTATGATGGGACGCTTCATAATAGTATTCATATTTATGAGCCAGCTTTTCGAAAAGCTTACGCATATTTATTAAATGCATATGGTGGCCAAGAAAAGACGTGGTCTCAAGCAGAGATTAAACAATTCTTAGGACAATCGCCTAAAGAAATGTGGGCAAACTTTCCACTTGAATATAGCTCTCAAGCAAAACAAGAGGCCTCACAAATTATTACACAAACAATGCAAGAACTTTTAGATAAAAAACATGCAGTTTTATATGATCATGCGCTCGAGGTATTACGTAAATTAAAAGCACGAGGGTATCATCTTATCTTTTTATCTAATTGTAAGATGCAATATAAAGCCACCCATGATAAGACATTTGACTTAAGTAAATACTTCGATACCTTAATCTGTACAGAGGAATATGATTACGCACCTAAGGAAGACATCATAAAAGTGATTAAACAAAACTATCCGGCTGACTATGCAATAATTGGTGATCGATATCACGATATTAATGCCGGAATCAAAACAAACATTACGACAGTCGCGTGCACCTATGGCTTCGGATCAAAAGAGGAATTAGAACCGGCAACTTACCACATAGACAATATTAAAGCGTTACTGACTATATTTGAATAA